The following are from one region of the Chitinispirillales bacterium ANBcel5 genome:
- a CDS encoding efflux RND transporter permease subunit gives MNLPGISIRRPLAVIMVILAFTMFGVVSWNKLPLDSLPDMDLPFITVQLIYPGAGPEEVEASVIRPIEDQVSVIAGINNITAYCMENGGFMLLEFLDHIDPDIASIEVKDRIDQIIGDLPADLNNPIIAKYDPNDRPVFTLAVRGEMDPAELRHYVDNTLVEEFSRVPGVANVDVIGGREREIHVNLNEEALAAHGLSVFQIVPFLSSQNVTIPGGFVTGDAREFSVKMDGEFTSLEQIRNLKIPVHKQFGSAQASYNVVLGEELAQVTDSYKDVRNKARFNGQECVQILINKSSDANIVQTVDEIRKNVARLEKTVPQGIYLDVVQSRSTFIENTIQDTYANIVLGIILTALILLLFLGDLRLTFIAALTIPLSLIVSMIGLDILGISLNIVTMMSLTASIGILVTNAIIVIENIVRHRDSGEPIKKAAEIGTNEIATAVLASTLTNLAVFIPIASTTGITESVFKTLGMTIVFASVASLLLSFTLVPLMASRLLKQNSKNSSTHANTRLFDKIMHWLEHQYEKAITLVFNLRGGKLMVVSATVGLLLFSVFVIGPRLGREFMPAMDNGFFQVNIEMPPGTPLNVTEQVVEEVEEILQETPHLIAVSSVIGGSATQSGVQYATVQVEVIPENQRTVSVIDIVSQMRPRFAHIPDAHILLEGRTERISAGDITIELSATNLDTLIAFKENTLKLLDEIDGLTDFNTSWRGLKPEILITPDREKMEHFGLSPNIAQSATIQMIGGMLRFSITGNDEAIYRENGEEFPIRVRLDERHRKKPEDIASLLVPTPRGMVQLNELAKVEEVRSISALTRKNRSLMIDITCNVTDGTPGHKINEIDELLSGAYIPAGAYYHFGGNEDLREETNEQLSFAAVLAVALTLMLLIAILESVLRGIVIFLTIPLGLIGVIWFLFITGNTLSIISSISVIMLIGIVVNNAIILIDYAQSENKKSSATPQNAIVTAAKVKMKAILMANLAIIVSMIPIALGIGSGGSFRAPFAITAIGGIFVSTILTFFLIPIFYVWTSPKKDKLQEA, from the coding sequence ATGAACTTACCGGGAATAAGTATCCGAAGACCTCTTGCAGTGATAATGGTGATACTCGCCTTCACTATGTTTGGGGTTGTTTCGTGGAATAAACTGCCATTAGACAGTCTTCCTGATATGGACCTTCCATTTATAACTGTACAGCTCATCTACCCGGGCGCAGGTCCCGAAGAGGTTGAAGCTTCCGTTATAAGGCCCATAGAAGATCAGGTCAGTGTAATAGCCGGGATAAATAATATCACAGCCTATTGTATGGAAAACGGTGGGTTTATGTTGCTGGAGTTTTTAGATCATATCGATCCCGATATCGCTTCTATAGAAGTAAAGGACAGGATCGATCAGATAATTGGAGACCTGCCGGCTGATCTTAATAATCCGATTATTGCAAAATATGACCCTAATGACAGACCGGTTTTTACCCTGGCAGTACGTGGAGAAATGGACCCTGCTGAGCTTCGGCACTATGTTGATAACACACTGGTGGAGGAGTTTAGTCGTGTACCGGGTGTCGCTAATGTCGATGTGATTGGGGGAAGGGAACGTGAGATTCATGTAAACTTAAACGAGGAAGCATTAGCCGCTCATGGGCTTTCGGTATTTCAGATTGTTCCTTTTCTTTCGAGCCAGAATGTAACAATTCCGGGTGGTTTTGTAACCGGTGATGCCCGGGAATTTTCGGTGAAGATGGATGGGGAGTTTACTTCACTGGAGCAAATCAGAAATCTGAAGATACCTGTACACAAACAGTTCGGTTCTGCTCAGGCAAGCTATAATGTTGTCCTTGGTGAAGAGTTGGCGCAGGTAACGGATAGTTATAAAGATGTGCGCAATAAAGCCCGCTTTAATGGGCAGGAGTGTGTGCAAATTCTTATCAATAAGAGCAGTGATGCCAATATTGTGCAAACTGTGGATGAGATACGTAAAAACGTCGCACGCCTGGAAAAAACGGTACCTCAGGGAATCTATTTGGATGTGGTTCAGAGTCGGTCAACATTTATCGAAAATACCATTCAGGATACCTATGCCAATATTGTGCTGGGAATTATTCTTACCGCTCTTATTCTTCTGCTTTTTCTGGGAGATCTGCGTCTGACTTTTATCGCAGCATTAACCATTCCCCTTTCGCTGATCGTTTCGATGATCGGCCTTGATATACTTGGTATATCACTTAATATAGTTACTATGATGTCACTTACCGCATCGATAGGAATACTTGTAACAAATGCGATAATAGTTATAGAAAATATCGTTCGCCATCGCGACTCAGGTGAGCCCATTAAAAAAGCCGCAGAGATTGGAACCAATGAAATTGCGACCGCGGTTTTAGCCTCAACACTAACCAACCTGGCGGTTTTTATCCCTATAGCATCAACAACGGGTATCACCGAAAGTGTGTTCAAGACCCTGGGGATGACCATCGTTTTTGCTTCAGTCGCGTCGCTACTGCTATCCTTTACTCTTGTTCCTTTGATGGCTTCACGCCTGCTTAAGCAAAACAGCAAAAATTCGAGCACGCATGCAAATACCCGATTGTTCGATAAAATTATGCATTGGTTAGAGCACCAGTATGAAAAGGCCATTACCCTGGTGTTTAACCTACGTGGTGGAAAATTAATGGTGGTAAGCGCAACCGTAGGCCTGCTTCTTTTTTCTGTTTTTGTAATTGGCCCACGGCTTGGAAGAGAGTTTATGCCCGCGATGGACAACGGATTTTTCCAGGTAAACATTGAAATGCCACCGGGAACCCCTTTGAATGTAACTGAACAGGTCGTAGAGGAGGTTGAAGAAATTCTTCAGGAAACACCCCATCTGATCGCGGTTTCGTCGGTTATTGGGGGAAGTGCTACTCAATCGGGAGTTCAGTACGCGACTGTTCAGGTTGAGGTAATTCCGGAAAACCAGCGTACTGTTTCTGTCATCGATATCGTTTCACAGATGCGTCCACGTTTTGCTCATATTCCTGATGCTCATATTTTACTTGAGGGTCGTACTGAGCGAATTAGCGCGGGTGATATAACTATAGAGTTGAGCGCGACTAATCTGGACACCCTTATTGCTTTTAAGGAAAACACACTCAAACTTCTCGATGAAATTGATGGGCTAACCGACTTTAATACTTCCTGGAGAGGGCTAAAGCCGGAAATACTGATTACTCCCGACAGGGAAAAAATGGAACACTTTGGATTGTCTCCAAACATTGCACAATCGGCAACGATTCAGATGATTGGGGGTATGTTACGTTTTAGTATTACCGGAAATGATGAAGCTATCTACCGGGAGAACGGTGAAGAGTTTCCTATCAGGGTGCGGTTAGATGAACGGCACAGAAAAAAGCCTGAGGATATAGCCTCGCTTCTGGTGCCTACACCAAGAGGTATGGTTCAATTGAATGAGTTGGCAAAGGTGGAGGAGGTGCGATCCATATCCGCTCTTACCAGGAAAAACCGATCGCTTATGATTGACATTACCTGCAATGTCACCGATGGAACACCGGGCCACAAGATCAATGAGATTGACGAGCTTTTAAGTGGGGCTTATATTCCGGCTGGTGCTTACTATCATTTTGGTGGAAACGAAGATCTCAGAGAAGAAACCAATGAGCAGCTTTCATTCGCGGCAGTACTTGCTGTTGCCTTAACGCTTATGCTCTTGATTGCTATACTTGAATCGGTGCTTCGGGGAATCGTAATCTTTCTTACTATTCCTCTGGGATTAATCGGGGTCATTTGGTTTCTGTTTATAACAGGCAATACCCTGTCAATAATTTCAAGTATATCGGTAATTATGTTAATTGGAATCGTGGTAAATAATGCTATTATTCTTATAGACTATGCTCAGTCAGAGAATAAGAAAAGCTCTGCGACTCCGCAAAACGCAATTGTCACAGCCGCAAAGGTGAAAATGAAAGCTATTCTTATGGCAAATCTTGCTATTATAGTTTCTATGATTCCAATAGCTTTGGGTATTGGCTCTGGCGGTAGTTTCAGGGCACCTTTTGCAATCACTGCAATTGGAGGTATCTTTGTCTCAACAATTCTAACCTTTTTTCTTATCCCCATTTTTTATGT
- a CDS encoding efflux RND transporter periplasmic adaptor subunit, with the protein MKKAAIFSVCFASLFVGCTREHEQAALTIEEIQAKQGIPVKVSTPEVKNLFSVEKAGGTVEGIRQTYLSTAAPGTINRIPVSVGSQVPRGGLVATMEFDEGAPLTVAQSAYVYASESLNRIEELFEEGAVSQGEVEKVRAQYEQARHRKGQATVAQFIRAPFAGTVVEILESQGTKADVKTPVVLLADLSEVLIDLRVHDRAIHRYQKGQRAYIVTEADTLWGTVERTSLSAHPLTHGFKVTVRFPNDKRILRPGMYRQVFTVTEERSEVLSIPVESLRRDGDEWYVYTVTNGITEKRAVVPGISSGGMIEIVSGLSEDEAVVVRGTSKINHNQKVNIINT; encoded by the coding sequence GTGAAAAAAGCAGCTATCTTTTCGGTCTGTTTTGCGTCTCTCTTTGTAGGATGCACCAGGGAACATGAGCAGGCAGCACTTACCATAGAAGAGATTCAGGCCAAACAGGGGATTCCCGTAAAGGTTAGTACACCGGAAGTTAAAAATCTCTTTTCTGTGGAAAAAGCAGGTGGGACAGTAGAGGGGATTCGTCAGACTTACTTATCGACCGCCGCACCGGGAACGATAAATAGAATACCTGTTTCGGTGGGAAGCCAGGTGCCCCGTGGAGGTTTGGTAGCAACAATGGAATTTGACGAAGGAGCACCGCTTACGGTAGCACAAAGTGCATACGTTTACGCATCCGAAAGCTTAAATCGTATTGAGGAGCTTTTTGAAGAAGGGGCTGTTTCTCAGGGCGAAGTTGAGAAGGTGCGGGCACAATATGAGCAGGCACGTCATAGAAAGGGCCAGGCGACCGTTGCTCAATTCATAAGAGCCCCTTTTGCGGGAACGGTAGTAGAGATCCTGGAATCCCAGGGAACAAAAGCAGATGTAAAGACACCGGTTGTTCTTCTTGCGGACCTTTCTGAGGTGTTGATCGATTTGCGGGTACATGACAGGGCTATCCATCGATACCAAAAAGGACAGCGGGCATATATTGTCACAGAAGCAGATACATTGTGGGGTACAGTGGAGCGTACATCCTTGAGCGCTCATCCATTGACTCATGGTTTTAAGGTTACAGTACGTTTTCCAAATGATAAGCGGATTCTTCGCCCGGGCATGTACAGACAGGTTTTCACTGTTACCGAAGAGCGAAGCGAAGTGCTTAGCATACCAGTGGAATCGCTTAGAAGAGATGGGGATGAGTGGTATGTGTATACGGTCACAAACGGAATCACAGAGAAACGAGCGGTTGTTCCGGGTATCTCATCCGGTGGTATGATAGAAATCGTTTCGGGACTTTCTGAAGATGAGGCTGTGGTAGTACGTGGTACATCAAAAATTAACCATAATCAAAAAGTAAATATTATAAATACCTGA
- a CDS encoding TolC family protein, whose translation MTRKRSGFSIILILTGVLNVAAMSREEMMEHAFRHSEKLEQVELERLKVESLRKEYTAKGFPEINADLNYLYQPRAYSPFDFGPFPSVSEMMDPTEPGFGNSARLAGTMDQLFSSLDLSPRKQAFKWEVNAVQPIFAQGKIFTGVQLAGLYGQLISHQREQVQFDLAEQVSHTYFLALVAEENVRIREGALELAEEAHAIAVRRFDVGQGNQLDTLNSRYTLQQEIYQLQEARKNRRLANHKLLTTISLEMDPDSLVLSDTLSRPPLSMTFAQAREQMLQNNSILKTLRKGKQIQEKQTALTRTDYFPTVYAGMSLGQTSQHDEIRDMDLSRDSWDVKFFTGINVPIWNGGQRRHRMTQAVKEELQVASQIKEAEDLLTLKLSAAFEEYQLALENLAATNELLTLARRGLSVAERAFTVGQTTQLELNQNQQNYNMSRLAYTDALHQLTSAYTTIQKLIGNPQLILNQ comes from the coding sequence ATGACCAGAAAAAGGAGTGGTTTCAGTATTATTCTGATTCTCACGGGTGTGCTGAATGTGGCTGCCATGAGTCGTGAGGAGATGATGGAGCATGCGTTCAGGCACTCGGAGAAGCTGGAGCAGGTTGAGCTTGAGCGTTTAAAAGTGGAGAGCTTACGTAAAGAGTACACGGCAAAAGGGTTTCCGGAGATTAATGCCGATCTTAACTATCTTTACCAGCCCCGTGCCTACAGTCCATTTGATTTTGGACCTTTTCCCTCGGTTTCTGAGATGATGGATCCCACCGAGCCTGGCTTTGGTAATTCTGCCCGCCTGGCCGGTACAATGGATCAGCTCTTTTCATCTCTTGACCTTAGTCCCCGCAAACAGGCATTCAAATGGGAAGTTAATGCGGTTCAGCCCATCTTCGCTCAGGGAAAGATTTTCACCGGGGTACAGTTGGCGGGACTGTACGGACAACTCATTTCACACCAACGTGAGCAGGTCCAGTTTGACCTTGCCGAGCAGGTTAGTCATACCTACTTTTTGGCCCTTGTAGCCGAAGAAAATGTTCGTATCAGAGAGGGAGCGTTAGAACTTGCAGAAGAGGCTCACGCTATAGCTGTTCGTAGGTTTGATGTGGGACAGGGCAACCAACTGGATACCCTAAACAGCAGATATACGCTTCAACAGGAGATCTATCAGCTTCAGGAAGCCAGAAAAAACCGCCGTCTTGCAAACCACAAACTCCTTACAACCATATCCCTTGAAATGGACCCCGATTCACTTGTTCTTTCGGACACACTTTCACGGCCCCCGCTTTCGATGACGTTTGCTCAGGCTCGTGAGCAGATGCTTCAAAACAACAGTATTCTAAAGACGCTAAGAAAGGGTAAACAGATCCAGGAAAAACAAACAGCGCTCACGCGAACCGATTACTTTCCGACAGTTTACGCCGGAATGTCTTTGGGACAGACCAGTCAGCATGATGAGATCAGGGACATGGATCTTTCACGTGACTCCTGGGATGTTAAATTTTTCACCGGAATCAATGTTCCAATATGGAACGGCGGGCAACGCAGACACCGTATGACCCAGGCTGTTAAAGAGGAGTTACAGGTTGCCAGTCAGATTAAGGAAGCAGAAGATCTTTTAACCCTGAAACTATCGGCGGCATTTGAAGAGTATCAGCTTGCGCTTGAGAATCTGGCAGCGACCAATGAACTGCTTACACTTGCGCGGCGCGGTCTTTCGGTAGCAGAAAGAGCTTTTACTGTTGGTCAAACAACACAGCTTGAATTAAATCAAAATCAGCAAAACTATAATATGAGCCGACTTGCCTACACCGATGCACTCCACCAGTTAACCAGCGCATATACTACCATACAAAAGCTCATCGGTAACCCTCAATTGATTTTAAACCAGTAA